The following proteins are co-located in the Doryrhamphus excisus isolate RoL2022-K1 chromosome 3, RoL_Dexc_1.0, whole genome shotgun sequence genome:
- the ccs gene encoding copper chaperone for superoxide dismutase translates to MDTDRLAKLEFAVQMKCEGCGDKVRAALEHKDGVRSVIVDVSEGRVLVESSLASSEVQALIESTDRRAVFKGMGGSEEQDQGAAVAMLAGQEKIQGVVRFLQLSAERCLIDGTIDGLEPGAHGLHVHALGDLTDDCLSCGEHFNPFGRHHGGPQDTERHVGDLGNIFAGPNGRASFRLEDSQLKVWDVIGRSLVVDAGPDDLGRGSHPLSKLTGNSGARLACGIIARSAGLFQNPKQICACDGITLWEERDRPMAGKGRRKADPDTLVANL, encoded by the exons atggacacaGACAGGCTGGCAAAG CTGGAGTTCGCAGTGCAGATGAAGTGTGAGGGATGTGGAGACAAAGTCAGAGCTGCTCTGGAGCACAAAGACG GCGTACGCTCTGTCATCGTGGACGTCAGTGAAGGACGCGTTCTGGTGGAGTCCAGCCTAGCCAGTAGCGAGGTGCAAGCCCTGATCGAAAGCACAGACCGCAGGGCTGTGTTTAAAGGAATGGGGGGCTCAGAGGAGCAAG ATCAGGGTGCAGCGGTGGCTATGCTGGCCGGCCAGGAGAAGATCCAAGGAGTGGTACGTTTTCTGCAGTTGTCTGCTGAGCGATGTCTGATTGATGGGACTATTGATGGCTTGGAGCCTGGAGCCCATGGCCTCCACGTGCATGCACTCGGGGACCTTACAGATGACTGCTTGAG CTGTGGTGAACACTTCAATCCATTTGGAAGACACCACGGTGGTCCACAAGATACTGAGCGG CATGTCGGCGATCTGGGAAATATTTTTGCTGGACCCAATGGCAGAGCATCATTTAGACTTGAGGACAGTCAGCTGAAGGTCTGGGACGTGATTGGACGGTCTCTGGTGGTGGATGCCGGACCGGACGACCTGGGCAGGGGTAGTCATCCGCTCTCCAAGCTGACAGGAAACTCCGGTGCCAG GCTGGCGTGCGGGATCATCGCGAGGTCGGCGGGCCTCTTTCAGAACCCCAAACAGATCTGTGCTTGCGATGGGATCACGCTGTGGGAGGAGAGAGACCGGCCAATGGCCGGAAAAGGACGACGCAAAGCAGATCCCGATacgctggtggcaaacctctgA